One genomic window of Cupriavidus malaysiensis includes the following:
- a CDS encoding LysR family transcriptional regulator produces MQHFLVLAEEGAFSRAARRLHLTQPALTRSMQTLEESLGLQLLERRHDGITLTSAGSAMLARAKRVLGEAGAMQSEAEQIRGIEVGQVNFGVGVLPEAVFLEEVLARQAAERPHLTVHADISSWVRLYERLQRDELDFVVAMTRSLPPISGYRIIPLPPQHQGYFVRGSHPLAGAGAGEIRARLQGYPLLSPEMPAAAKERIARLFGKPAFDEIGGLRCDNAPMLKRLALRSDVVLFSTRENLREELLRGEFVWLPVMSEAEGVLDLSLVYPEHRYLSPAARWMMERIQAYFRE; encoded by the coding sequence TTGCAACACTTCCTGGTCCTTGCCGAAGAAGGCGCCTTTTCGCGCGCCGCGCGCCGCCTGCACCTGACGCAGCCGGCGCTGACGCGCAGCATGCAGACGCTGGAGGAATCCCTCGGCCTGCAGTTGCTGGAGCGGCGCCACGACGGCATCACCCTGACCAGCGCCGGCAGCGCCATGCTGGCGCGCGCCAAGCGCGTGCTGGGCGAGGCCGGCGCCATGCAGTCCGAGGCCGAGCAGATCCGCGGCATCGAGGTGGGGCAGGTCAACTTCGGCGTCGGGGTGCTGCCGGAAGCGGTCTTCCTCGAGGAAGTGCTGGCCAGGCAGGCGGCGGAGCGGCCGCACCTGACCGTGCACGCCGACATCTCCAGCTGGGTGCGCCTGTATGAGCGGCTGCAGCGCGACGAACTGGATTTCGTCGTGGCCATGACGCGCAGCCTGCCGCCCATTTCCGGCTACCGCATCATCCCGCTGCCGCCGCAGCACCAGGGATATTTCGTGCGCGGCAGCCATCCGCTCGCCGGCGCCGGTGCCGGCGAGATCCGCGCGCGCCTGCAGGGCTATCCCCTGCTGTCGCCGGAGATGCCGGCGGCGGCCAAGGAGCGCATCGCGCGGCTGTTCGGCAAGCCCGCCTTCGACGAGATCGGCGGCCTGCGCTGCGACAACGCGCCCATGCTCAAGCGCCTCGCGCTGCGCTCGGACGTGGTGCTGTTCTCCACCCGCGAGAACCTGCGTGAAGAGCTGCTGCGCGGGGAGTTCGTCTGGCTGCCCGTGATGAGCGAAGCCGAGGGGGTGCTGGATCTCTCGCTGGTCTATCCGGAGCACCGCTACCTGTCGCCGGCGGCGCGCTGGATGATGGAGCGGATCCAGGCGTATTTCAGGGAGTAG
- a CDS encoding Bug family tripartite tricarboxylate transporter substrate binding protein, whose translation MNHAPIRTGVAPGCAPGGGRHASHGSSTARTTTRTATRAATSIARTAAAAWLLAATATAQAQPAPSASAADWPQKGRPVRVVLPFPAGAGSDASLRVILQRLAEQTGGSFIVDNKPGAGTLIGAQDVARAAPDGYTLLYTIVVTHTQNPHLYRKLPYDPFKDFTPIVQAVRSATILVTQPNAPYNNVRELVAYARQHPGELNYASYSIGSTSQLNAEILKRNAGLDIVHVPYKGVTDATRAVMAGDAQLYFDGTASAIESAKGGKFKLLGVAADKRLAVLPDLPTIAEQGVPGIDIVGWQGFFGPGGMPRPLAEKIARSLDKVLRSPEIAELVRTQGNEVSGAGPDAFARIVRQDYERWGEVIRRAGIRLD comes from the coding sequence ATGAACCACGCCCCCATCCGTACGGGTGTCGCCCCCGGCTGCGCGCCGGGCGGCGGCCGGCACGCCAGCCATGGCAGCTCGACCGCCAGGACCACCACCCGGACCGCCACCCGGGCCGCCACCAGCATCGCCAGGACGGCAGCCGCGGCCTGGCTGCTCGCCGCCACCGCAACGGCACAGGCGCAGCCCGCCCCATCCGCCTCCGCCGCCGACTGGCCGCAGAAGGGCCGGCCGGTGCGCGTGGTGCTGCCCTTCCCCGCCGGCGCCGGCAGCGACGCCTCGCTGCGCGTCATCCTGCAGCGGCTGGCGGAGCAGACCGGCGGCAGCTTCATCGTCGACAACAAGCCCGGGGCCGGCACCTTGATCGGCGCGCAGGACGTGGCACGCGCGGCGCCCGATGGCTACACGCTGCTCTACACCATCGTGGTGACGCACACGCAGAACCCGCACCTCTACCGCAAGCTGCCGTACGACCCCTTCAAGGACTTCACGCCGATCGTGCAGGCGGTGCGCTCGGCCACCATCCTGGTGACCCAGCCGAACGCGCCGTACAACAACGTGCGCGAGCTGGTGGCCTACGCCAGGCAGCATCCCGGCGAGCTGAACTACGCCTCCTACAGCATCGGCTCCACCTCGCAGCTCAATGCCGAGATCCTGAAGCGCAACGCCGGCCTGGACATCGTGCACGTGCCCTACAAGGGCGTGACCGACGCCACGCGCGCGGTGATGGCGGGCGACGCGCAGCTCTACTTCGACGGCACCGCCTCGGCCATCGAAAGCGCGAAGGGCGGCAAGTTCAAGCTGCTCGGCGTGGCCGCGGACAAGCGGCTGGCGGTGCTGCCGGACCTGCCCACCATCGCCGAGCAAGGCGTGCCGGGCATCGACATCGTGGGCTGGCAGGGCTTCTTCGGCCCGGGCGGCATGCCCAGGCCGCTGGCCGAGAAGATCGCGCGCAGCCTCGACAAGGTGCTGCGCTCACCCGAGATCGCCGAACTGGTGCGCACCCAGGGCAACGAAGTGAGCGGCGCCGGACCGGACGCCTTCGCCCGGATCGTGCGCCAGGACTACGAGCGCTGGGGCGAGGTGATCCGGCGCGCCGGCATCCGCCTGGACTGA